In Wolbachia endosymbiont of Cimex lectularius, the following are encoded in one genomic region:
- a CDS encoding OmpA family protein codes for MWSRLIVMCCFCLLLTGVSSCPKKGVNTANKMNSVVKQMSEKRVFFDYDKSNIGEAGADVLLDVMEVLQNNPDMKVTVIGHTDNRGSHEYNVALGERRADAAKKFMVSCTPYLENRIKTASRGETEPLVYVQDDSKNSKYEKQHAKNRRVEFSFSEAKK; via the coding sequence ATGTGGAGTAGGTTGATTGTAATGTGCTGTTTTTGTTTACTGCTTACTGGTGTAAGCTCTTGTCCAAAGAAAGGAGTGAACACAGCAAATAAAATGAACTCTGTTGTTAAACAGATGAGCGAAAAAAGAGTTTTTTTTGATTATGATAAATCTAATATTGGCGAAGCAGGTGCAGATGTATTGCTCGATGTAATGGAGGTATTGCAAAATAACCCTGATATGAAGGTTACTGTAATTGGTCATACTGATAATCGTGGTTCTCATGAGTACAATGTTGCACTGGGCGAGAGAAGGGCAGATGCGGCTAAGAAATTTATGGTTAGCTGTACACCTTATCTAGAAAATAGAATAAAAACTGCTTCTAGAGGTGAAACCGAGCCTTTAGTTTATGTACAGGACGACTCTAAGAATTCCAAGTATGAAAAACAGCATGCTAAAAACCGTAGGGTGGAGTTCTCATTTTCTGAAGCAAAGAAATAG
- the tilS gene encoding tRNA lysidine(34) synthetase TilS produces the protein MELELLFQDVIKGFAIHNNKVAVAVSGGIDSIALLHLMINWTKKRQCPLPIVLTVNHALRPESQEEAEFVVSYAKELGVEESFILKWEKQNIKGNVQSQARKARYKLLTEWCKDNDVKHLLIAHHKDDQAETFLLRLERGSGIDGLSSMDCKSFFNGIYILRPLLNFSRSEIEKSANFHRLRWVEDRSNQDLKYRRTLYRNLLKVSDNQETLIGRICLTALHMKRAVKALMHYTRLAFNDCVNVHDLGYIEIKLSEFHKLPEEIALRLLLYSIMVISSKHYKPRYNNLIATFNQILQKDNDLHCTLSECRIRKYKESILVIREPSKIQEVSVNLPLNGPVEWDNRFSCTILGDQECSVTIAPLKKTHKIPTFLKDYNCCSEVFYSLPVVLKDEKILAYSHINYDEENTHNGKFQCITNSIIKQNLVNLIDI, from the coding sequence ATGGAATTAGAGTTATTATTTCAAGATGTAATCAAGGGCTTTGCTATCCATAACAATAAAGTTGCAGTTGCAGTGTCAGGTGGTATAGACAGTATAGCTTTATTGCATTTAATGATTAATTGGACAAAAAAAAGACAATGTCCTCTTCCTATAGTATTAACAGTAAATCATGCATTGCGTCCAGAGTCTCAGGAGGAAGCCGAATTTGTTGTAAGTTATGCAAAAGAACTTGGAGTAGAGGAGTCGTTCATATTAAAATGGGAGAAGCAAAATATCAAAGGTAATGTTCAATCACAAGCACGAAAAGCACGATATAAGCTACTAACAGAATGGTGTAAAGACAACGATGTTAAGCACCTACTCATTGCTCATCATAAAGATGATCAAGCAGAAACGTTTCTACTCAGGCTTGAACGTGGTAGCGGCATAGATGGATTGTCATCTATGGATTGTAAGTCTTTTTTTAATGGTATTTATATACTGAGGCCGTTGTTAAATTTTAGTCGTAGTGAAATAGAAAAATCTGCAAACTTTCATCGGCTAAGATGGGTTGAAGACAGAAGTAATCAAGATTTGAAATATAGGCGCACGTTATACCGCAACCTGCTTAAAGTAAGTGATAATCAGGAGACTTTAATAGGGCGAATATGCCTCACAGCTCTTCACATGAAAAGAGCTGTAAAAGCGTTGATGCACTACACGCGTCTTGCGTTTAATGATTGTGTTAATGTTCATGATCTTGGTTACATTGAAATCAAACTAAGTGAATTTCATAAATTGCCTGAGGAAATAGCCTTGAGGCTTCTTCTCTATTCTATAATGGTAATCAGCAGTAAACATTACAAACCAAGATATAACAATCTTATTGCAACATTTAACCAAATATTGCAAAAGGATAACGATCTTCATTGTACGCTTTCTGAGTGTAGAATAAGGAAGTACAAAGAAAGCATATTAGTAATTAGAGAGCCATCAAAAATACAGGAAGTATCCGTAAATTTGCCACTCAATGGTCCTGTTGAATGGGATAACAGGTTCAGCTGCACAATACTTGGGGATCAGGAGTGTTCAGTAACTATTGCCCCGTTAAAGAAAACACATAAGATTCCTACGTTCTTAAAAGATTATAATTGCTGTTCTGAGGTTTTTTACTCTTTACCTGTGGTGCTAAAAGATGAAAAGATACTGGCTTATTCTCATATAAATTATGATGAAGAAAATACCCATAACGGTAAGTTTCAATGCATTACTAATAGCATAATAAAACAAAATCTGGTAAACTTAATTGATATTTAG
- the ftsH gene encoding ATP-dependent zinc metalloprotease FtsH — translation MKKFLEGLLIWLVIVVFVSVAYIQFSGNIGKSKTTIPFSEFLTRLEDSDIESVVIRNQNIEGKFRDGSSFNSSGVIYSDLIKSLHDRKVKFSFSTGDSAMSIIGSLLIQWIPTFIFIGLLLFLLKQTQARGNRTISFGKSKARLMTSGKKVTFDDVAGIDEAKEELVEIVDFLKQRQKFQVLGGKIPKGCLLIGSPGTGKTLLARAIAGEANVPFFSISGSDFVEMFVGVGASRVRDMFDQGKKHAPCIIFIDEIDAVGRHRGIGLGGGNDEREQTLNQLLVEMDGFESNEGVIIVAATNRPDVLDPALLRPGRFDRQITISLPDINGRERILNTHIKKISIAPDVNVKTVARGTPGFSGADLANLVNESALIAARRNKKIVTMDDFEYARDKVMMGVERRSLIMTEEEKRLTAYHEAGHAVVAVNMPASDPIHKATIIPRGRALGLVMRLPETDRVSHTREKMIADITVAMGGRVAEELIFGYDKITSGASSDIKQASDLSRAMVAKWGMSDKVGPIYHSREQNVHGSDIISEDTLKLIDEEVKRVVSSCYEKAKDILTKRRKDLELIAENLLEFETLTGDEIKDILSGKKIVRNENENKEKVRKSSL, via the coding sequence ATGAAAAAATTTTTAGAAGGCCTATTGATTTGGTTAGTAATAGTTGTATTTGTTTCGGTTGCTTATATCCAGTTCAGCGGAAATATAGGAAAAAGTAAAACAACTATACCTTTTTCAGAATTTTTAACTAGGCTGGAAGATAGTGACATAGAAAGTGTTGTCATAAGAAATCAGAACATTGAAGGCAAGTTTAGAGATGGGTCAAGCTTTAACTCAAGTGGTGTTATATATAGTGACTTAATAAAAAGTTTGCATGACAGAAAAGTGAAATTCTCCTTTTCAACTGGAGATTCTGCAATGAGCATCATTGGGAGCTTACTTATTCAATGGATCCCAACATTTATCTTTATCGGGTTATTACTGTTCCTTTTAAAACAAACACAAGCAAGAGGCAACAGAACCATAAGCTTTGGCAAATCAAAAGCTAGGCTCATGACTAGCGGAAAAAAAGTGACATTTGACGATGTTGCTGGAATTGATGAAGCAAAGGAAGAGTTGGTAGAAATTGTTGATTTTCTTAAACAAAGGCAAAAATTTCAAGTGTTGGGTGGAAAAATACCAAAAGGGTGCCTCTTAATTGGCTCTCCTGGAACTGGTAAGACCCTACTTGCTCGTGCGATTGCAGGTGAGGCTAATGTGCCATTTTTTAGCATCTCTGGATCTGATTTTGTCGAAATGTTTGTTGGTGTTGGTGCAAGCCGTGTACGCGATATGTTCGATCAAGGCAAGAAACACGCTCCGTGTATAATTTTCATAGATGAGATAGACGCAGTGGGTAGGCATCGTGGCATTGGTCTTGGTGGTGGCAATGATGAAAGAGAACAAACGTTAAATCAGTTATTAGTTGAAATGGATGGTTTTGAGTCTAATGAAGGTGTGATAATAGTTGCTGCAACCAATCGTCCAGATGTTTTAGATCCAGCTCTGCTTAGACCTGGTCGTTTTGACCGTCAGATCACTATTTCTTTACCTGATATAAATGGGCGTGAAAGGATATTAAATACACATATAAAGAAAATATCGATAGCACCAGATGTAAATGTAAAAACAGTTGCAAGAGGAACACCGGGTTTCTCAGGTGCCGATTTAGCAAACCTAGTGAATGAATCTGCGCTTATTGCTGCAAGAAGGAACAAGAAAATTGTTACTATGGATGATTTTGAATATGCACGTGATAAAGTGATGATGGGCGTGGAAAGGCGTTCCTTAATCATGACAGAAGAGGAAAAAAGGCTCACTGCTTACCATGAGGCTGGTCACGCAGTAGTTGCTGTTAATATGCCTGCCTCCGATCCGATACACAAAGCAACTATCATTCCAAGGGGTAGAGCCTTAGGTTTAGTTATGAGATTGCCGGAAACAGACAGAGTATCTCATACAAGGGAAAAGATGATAGCAGACATAACCGTTGCTATGGGTGGAAGAGTAGCAGAAGAGCTAATTTTTGGTTATGATAAAATCACAAGCGGCGCATCTTCGGATATAAAACAAGCATCTGATTTATCACGCGCTATGGTAGCAAAATGGGGGATGAGCGATAAGGTAGGACCGATATATCATAGTCGTGAACAAAACGTGCATGGTTCTGATATAATTTCTGAAGACACTCTAAAGCTCATAGATGAGGAAGTAAAACGAGTTGTATCTTCATGCTATGAAAAGGCAAAGGATATCTTGACCAAACGCCGCAAAGATCTGGAACTTATCGCTGAAAACCTGCTGGAGTTTGAGACTTTAACAGGAGATGAAATCAAAGATATATTAAGTGGGAAAAAGATTGTGAGAAATGAAAACGAAAACAAGGAAAAAGTAAGAAAATCCTCTCTGTGA
- a CDS encoding IS5 family transposase (programmed frameshift): MQKSYPSNISQEQFEKIRPILESSKQKTKPRKLDLYDVFCGVLYVLKSGCQWRMLPKGFPRWESVYYYFRVWSKKSGEEPSLLELVLKKLVGEVRISNGRKEKTSFCIIDSQSVKNADTAEKKGYDAGKKISGIKRHIAVDTQGLPHAIYVTTAEATDRSSAVKMVENAKANLSEVKNILVDAGYTGENFATQIKAIIGATVEVIKRSELHTFVVLPKRWVVERSFAWLEKCRRLWKNCERKLNTSLQMIVLSFISLLLRRF; encoded by the exons ATGCAGAAAAGTTATCCAAGTAATATAAGTCAAGAGCAGTTTGAAAAAATCAGGCCAATTTTGGAGAGTAGCAAGCAGAAAACAAAACCAAGAAAACTTGATTTGTATGACGTATTTTGTGGGGTGTTGTACGTCTTAAAAAGTGGTTGTCAGTGGAGGATGTTACCAAAGGGTTTTCCAAGATGGGAAAGCGTATATTACTATTTTCGAGTGTGGAGTAAAAAGAGTGGAGAAGAGCCAAGCTTGTTGGAATTAGTCTTA AAAAAATTAGTTGGAGAGGTCCGTATCAGCAATGGTCGGAAAGAGAAAACTAGCTTTTGTATAATTGATTCTCAAAGCGTTAAAAACGCAGATACTGCTGAAAAAAAAGGCTATGATGCAGGTAAAAAGATTTCAGGGATAAAGCGCCATATTGCAGTTGATACACAAGGTTTGCCACATGCAATTTATGTAACAACGGCAGAAGCAACTGACCGTAGCAGTGCTGTGAAAATGGTCGAAAATGCTAAAGCAAACCTCTCTGAAGTTAAAAACATACTGGTTGATGCTGGCTACACAGGAGAAAATTTTGCAACACAAATAAAAGCTATCATTGGTGCGACTGTTGAAGTAATAAAGCGAAGTGAGTTACACACTTTCGTCGTATTGCCAAAAAGATGGGTTGTTGAACGCTCTTTTGCCTGGTTAGAAAAGTGCAGGCGATTGTGGAAAAATTGCGAGCGGAAGCTCAACACTAGCTTACAGATGATAGTCCTCTCCTTCATTTCTCTCCTGTTACGAAGATTTTAA
- the secA gene encoding preprotein translocase subunit SecA, protein MSDSTLVLTVVLIFFIFTLSFLFIRKTFGSTNKKIIKSFRKIAQQINALEPEMQSLSDEELAGKTEEFKRELKDGKTLNDLLVPAFAVVREASRRFLGMRHFDVQLIGGMVLHSGMISEMKTGEGKTLVATLAAYLNSLEGKGVHVVTVNDYLAKRDTEWMSKLYNSLGVSVAFITNSLTDEERKEAYSADIVYSTNNELAFDYLRDNMKFSQGDMVQRGFNYAIVDEVDSILIDEARTPLIISGPVEENNQIYKHIDKIVTKLVDSDYEVDEKGRAVFLTGDGISRVEELLRSYNLIPENSSLYDTGNMVMTHYIDQALRAHKLFTADKDYIVKDGKVVIIDEFTGRMMEGRRYSDGLHQALEAKENLEIQHENQTLASVTFQNYFRMYNKLSGMTGTAATEAEEFRDIYKLNVVKIPTNVSVKRIDVDDEIYGTEKEKFNAVLKFIEECHKRLQPVLVGTVSIENSEKLSALLRSHSLKHSVLNARYHEQEAYIIAQAGVPGGITIATNMAGRGTDIQLGGNAEMIAKVELNKIKNANEREKKYQEIVERVKKDKEIAIKAGGLCVVGTERHESRRIDDQLRGRSGRQGDPGLSKFFLSLEDDLMRIFGSDRMRSFLQRVGLKNNEAIHHPWINKALEKAQKKVEARNYDVRKSLLKFDDVINNQRRVIFKQRNHILGNEINDLFEVYSEVNESVIESIVQNGYYEDYIEDIAKEFHIRYGITLDKEDLAKFLNKQEALDYINNKVQEFFAEKEKYFNSQQTTDLWNTVVRQVMIMTLDHLWREHLSILESLRQSINLRAMGQKDPLNEFKREAFLMFESMLEKWKELTVHRLAHFKLADNQEIGNRLHPTKKDSFPKVSRNDKCPCNSGKKYKHCHGAVTVVN, encoded by the coding sequence ATGTCAGATTCTACGTTAGTTTTAACAGTTGTTCTTATATTCTTCATTTTTACATTGTCATTTCTTTTTATAAGAAAGACATTTGGGTCAACGAATAAGAAGATAATAAAGTCCTTCAGAAAAATTGCTCAACAGATTAATGCGCTAGAGCCAGAAATGCAGAGCTTATCTGATGAGGAGCTTGCTGGCAAAACCGAGGAGTTCAAACGAGAGTTGAAAGATGGAAAAACGTTAAATGACCTTCTCGTACCTGCATTTGCGGTTGTACGCGAAGCATCGCGAAGATTTCTTGGTATGAGGCATTTCGACGTTCAGTTGATCGGTGGAATGGTGCTTCACAGTGGTATGATATCGGAGATGAAAACAGGAGAGGGAAAGACACTCGTTGCAACTTTAGCTGCATACCTAAATTCCTTAGAAGGCAAAGGTGTGCACGTTGTAACTGTTAATGATTACCTTGCAAAACGAGACACAGAATGGATGAGCAAATTATATAATTCTCTCGGGGTCTCTGTTGCATTTATCACGAATAGTTTGACAGATGAAGAAAGAAAAGAGGCTTATAGTGCAGATATCGTATATTCAACAAACAACGAGCTTGCCTTTGATTACTTGCGGGACAATATGAAATTTTCTCAAGGGGATATGGTGCAAAGAGGTTTCAATTATGCGATAGTAGACGAAGTAGACTCCATACTCATTGACGAAGCGCGTACTCCACTTATTATTTCCGGTCCAGTTGAGGAAAACAATCAGATATATAAGCACATAGACAAAATAGTAACCAAGTTGGTTGATTCTGATTATGAGGTAGATGAAAAGGGTAGGGCAGTATTCCTTACTGGAGATGGCATTTCGCGAGTGGAGGAATTACTCAGATCATATAATCTCATTCCTGAAAATTCCTCGCTTTATGATACTGGCAACATGGTAATGACTCACTATATAGATCAAGCACTGCGTGCACATAAACTGTTTACTGCTGATAAAGATTATATAGTAAAGGATGGCAAGGTAGTGATTATCGATGAGTTTACTGGGCGTATGATGGAGGGCAGGAGATATTCCGATGGTCTTCACCAGGCACTTGAAGCAAAGGAGAATCTTGAAATTCAGCATGAAAACCAAACTTTGGCGTCGGTCACATTTCAGAATTACTTTCGTATGTACAACAAACTTTCTGGTATGACGGGAACAGCAGCAACAGAGGCAGAGGAGTTTCGCGATATATATAAGCTGAATGTAGTGAAAATTCCAACTAACGTGTCTGTAAAGAGAATAGATGTTGATGATGAAATTTATGGCACAGAAAAAGAAAAATTTAATGCTGTGTTGAAGTTTATAGAAGAATGCCACAAGCGCCTTCAACCGGTCCTTGTTGGCACGGTTAGTATTGAAAACTCTGAAAAACTTTCTGCGCTTTTGCGGAGCCATTCTCTCAAGCACTCAGTGCTAAACGCTCGTTATCACGAACAAGAGGCGTATATAATAGCGCAAGCTGGAGTGCCAGGCGGCATTACTATAGCAACTAACATGGCAGGACGTGGAACTGATATTCAGCTTGGTGGCAATGCTGAAATGATAGCAAAAGTGGAGCTAAATAAGATAAAAAATGCTAATGAAAGAGAAAAAAAATACCAAGAAATAGTCGAGAGAGTAAAAAAAGATAAGGAAATTGCTATAAAAGCTGGCGGTTTATGTGTGGTTGGAACCGAAAGACATGAAAGCAGGAGAATAGATGATCAATTGCGTGGCCGCTCTGGGCGCCAGGGTGATCCTGGACTTTCTAAGTTCTTTTTGTCGCTTGAAGATGATTTAATGAGAATATTTGGCTCCGATAGAATGAGAAGTTTTTTGCAAAGGGTGGGGCTAAAGAACAACGAAGCTATTCATCATCCATGGATCAATAAGGCACTTGAGAAGGCACAGAAGAAAGTTGAAGCTCGAAACTATGACGTGCGGAAATCTCTGCTTAAGTTTGATGACGTAATCAACAACCAACGCAGAGTTATTTTTAAGCAGAGAAATCATATTTTAGGCAATGAAATCAATGATTTGTTTGAAGTGTATAGTGAAGTAAATGAGAGTGTAATAGAAAGCATAGTGCAAAATGGTTATTACGAAGATTACATCGAAGATATTGCCAAAGAATTCCATATAAGATATGGAATAACACTTGATAAAGAAGACTTAGCGAAGTTTTTAAACAAACAAGAAGCTTTGGATTACATAAACAATAAAGTGCAAGAATTCTTCGCCGAAAAGGAAAAATATTTCAATAGTCAGCAAACCACAGATTTGTGGAATACGGTAGTGAGGCAAGTGATGATTATGACGCTTGATCATTTATGGAGGGAACACCTCTCAATTCTGGAGAGCCTAAGACAAAGCATAAATTTGCGTGCTATGGGGCAGAAGGACCCACTGAATGAATTTAAACGCGAAGCTTTTTTGATGTTTGAGTCGATGCTTGAAAAGTGGAAAGAGCTTACAGTTCATCGCCTAGCACACTTTAAGCTAGCAGATAACCAAGAAATAGGTAATAGGTTGCACCCTACTAAAAAGGATAGTTTCCCCAAAGTCTCAAGAAATGACAAATGCCCTTGTAACTCTGGAAAGAAATACAAACACTGCCACGGTGCGGTTACTGTGGTGAATTAG
- a CDS encoding ankyrin repeat domain-containing protein, with protein sequence MQELDRILLAVSYSSDLNKENVANKIRTEIDTKLKEENLDEQTKKDLEECFKQWKEDNFDLKKFPYGSLLQLAAKLNCAKLAKALIESGIDVNDGFPLHCAAERGHVQVAEILLAAKADVNMHDQYKLTPLDYAVELGNKIEMVKLLLKKGATNVPNQYGQTPLHYAAERGHVQTVETLLKEGNADVDLQDKNGKTPLHRATGRKGEHIQVVAILLQEKAKVNLQDKEGKTSLHYAAENEYTQIAEALLKKGADVNVQDKDGRTPLYYAVYYTMVNTQG encoded by the coding sequence ATGCAGGAATTAGATAGAATACTATTAGCAGTCAGTTATAGCTCAGATCTAAATAAGGAAAATGTAGCTAATAAAATAAGAACTGAAATAGATACTAAGCTCAAAGAAGAAAATTTAGATGAGCAAACCAAGAAAGATTTAGAAGAATGTTTTAAACAGTGGAAAGAAGACAATTTTGATTTAAAGAAATTTCCATATGGTAGTTTACTACAATTAGCAGCTAAACTTAATTGTGCAAAGTTAGCAAAGGCTCTGATAGAAAGTGGCATTGATGTGAATGATGGCTTTCCTTTGCATTGTGCTGCCGAGCGCGGGCATGTACAAGTAGCGGAAATCTTACTTGCAGCAAAAGCAGACGTTAACATGCATGATCAATATAAACTTACCCCTTTAGATTATGCTGTTGAGCTTGGAAATAAAATAGAAATGGTGAAACTTCTGTTAAAAAAAGGAGCTACTAACGTACCAAATCAATATGGACAGACTCCTTTGCATTATGCTGCTGAGCGTGGACATGTGCAAACAGTAGAAACCCTATTAAAAGAAGGGAATGCTGATGTTGATTTACAAGATAAAAATGGAAAAACTCCTTTACATCGTGCTACTGGTAGGAAAGGAGAACATATACAAGTAGTAGCAATCCTGTTACAAGAAAAAGCAAAGGTTAATTTACAAGATAAAGAAGGAAAAACCTCTTTGCATTATGCTGCTGAGAATGAGTATACACAAATAGCAGAGGCTCTATTAAAAAAAGGTGCGGACGTTAATGTACAAGATAAAGACGGAAGGACTCCTTTATATTATGCTGTTTATTACACCATGGTGAACACCCAAGGCTAA
- a CDS encoding ribonucleotide-diphosphate reductase subunit beta, which produces MSLLKADPIYKPFNYPWAYDAWLQQQRIHWIPEEVPLADDVKDWKTKLSNVEKNLLTQIFRFFTQADIEVNNCYMRHYSNIFKPTEICMMLASFSNMETIHIAAYSYLLDTIGMPESEYQAFLKYDAMRKKYEYMLEFEESKKHDKKHVAKTLAVFGAFTEGLQLFASFAILLNFQRFGKMKGMGQIIAWSARDETLHTNSIINLFNTFIKENNEIWNDEFKEELYSACRTIVGLEDEFIKLAFDLGDVEGLSAEEVRNYIRYIANRRLTQLGLKPIYDINDNPLPWLDEILNGVEHTNFFENRVTEYSRAATQGTWEEAFAENDTDDKER; this is translated from the coding sequence ATGTCATTATTAAAAGCAGATCCAATATATAAACCCTTCAACTACCCTTGGGCATATGATGCATGGCTACAGCAACAAAGGATACATTGGATACCGGAAGAAGTTCCGCTTGCTGACGATGTAAAAGATTGGAAAACTAAACTTTCGAATGTGGAGAAAAATCTACTAACTCAGATTTTTAGGTTCTTCACTCAAGCAGACATTGAAGTAAATAACTGCTATATGAGGCATTATTCAAATATATTTAAGCCAACAGAAATATGCATGATGCTTGCCAGCTTTTCTAACATGGAAACCATACACATTGCAGCCTACTCATACCTTCTAGATACAATTGGCATGCCAGAAAGTGAGTATCAAGCATTTCTAAAATATGATGCTATGAGGAAAAAGTATGAATACATGTTAGAATTCGAGGAAAGTAAAAAACACGATAAAAAACATGTAGCTAAAACTCTAGCAGTATTTGGTGCATTCACTGAAGGACTGCAGTTATTTGCATCATTTGCAATTTTGCTCAATTTTCAACGTTTTGGAAAAATGAAAGGCATGGGGCAAATAATTGCTTGGTCAGCACGTGATGAAACCTTGCACACCAACTCGATTATCAATTTATTCAACACGTTTATTAAAGAGAATAATGAAATTTGGAATGACGAGTTCAAAGAGGAATTATATTCTGCATGTCGCACTATCGTTGGGCTTGAAGACGAATTTATAAAGCTTGCTTTTGATTTAGGAGACGTTGAAGGACTATCTGCAGAAGAAGTGCGCAATTATATACGTTACATAGCAAACAGACGGTTAACGCAATTAGGCCTGAAACCCATATATGATATTAATGATAATCCCCTTCCGTGGCTTGACGAAATACTAAATGGTGTGGAGCACACGAATTTCTTTGAAAATAGAGTAACAGAATATAGCCGCGCAGCAACTCAAGGCACATGGGAAGAAGCTTTCGCTGAAAATGATACTGATGACAAAGAGCGCTAA
- a CDS encoding outer membrane protein assembly factor BamE, whose amino-acid sequence MRALMFLVLLLLVSCTHTIHNHGAPGISVELWDKIKVGDNKEKVVHTLGSPTLVSKFDKNVWYYISYKIKQSNFLGKRKYSSKSLQISFDQDDRVTDIKEINVAERSLAVID is encoded by the coding sequence ATGCGAGCATTAATGTTTCTTGTTTTACTACTTCTAGTAAGCTGTACACACACTATTCACAATCACGGAGCTCCAGGCATTAGCGTTGAATTGTGGGACAAGATAAAAGTAGGTGATAACAAAGAAAAAGTGGTTCACACTTTAGGGTCGCCAACATTAGTATCTAAATTTGATAAAAATGTTTGGTATTATATCTCATATAAAATTAAACAATCTAATTTCTTAGGAAAAAGGAAGTATAGCAGCAAGTCTTTGCAAATCTCGTTCGATCAGGATGATAGAGTTACAGATATAAAAGAAATTAACGTTGCGGAGAGATCTTTAGCTGTTATTGATTGA
- the miaB gene encoding tRNA (N6-isopentenyl adenosine(37)-C2)-methylthiotransferase MiaB: MKGLYIKTYGCQMNVYDSVLMENIVKPLGFNVVGDAEKADLVILNTCHIREKAAEKLYSELGKIHSSRKNKEITIVVAGCVAQAEGEEVFRRAPFVDIVVGPQSIATLPELIVKANRSKGHVINTDFPEVAKFDKLPDECYGNSQGSSAFLSIQEGCDKFCTFCVVPYTRGAEYSRPVNEIFREALKLVANGAKEINLLGQNVNAYHGECEGKIWDLGKLIGHIAKIEKLERIRYTTSHPRDMHGSLYLAHAEEPKLMPFIHLPVQSGSNEILRVMNRKHTAEEYLEIVDRLRKLKPEIEFSADFIVGFPGETEKDFEETMKLVEKVKYAQAYSFKYSPRPGTPGAERKDQVPEEVKTERLLRLQKLISAQQLEFNQSVVGKIIPVLFGDKKGKHQNQIIGKSLYMQSVCIDDPEDKYRDKIVNVKILEARQNSLLGTGMLLNL, encoded by the coding sequence ATGAAAGGCTTATATATCAAGACTTACGGCTGTCAGATGAACGTTTATGACTCCGTTTTAATGGAAAATATAGTTAAACCGCTGGGGTTTAATGTTGTTGGCGACGCGGAAAAAGCCGATTTGGTGATATTGAATACCTGCCACATTAGAGAAAAAGCAGCAGAAAAGCTTTATTCAGAGCTTGGGAAGATCCATTCGTCACGAAAAAATAAGGAAATTACTATAGTGGTAGCCGGATGTGTAGCACAAGCAGAAGGCGAGGAAGTGTTCAGAAGAGCTCCATTTGTGGACATCGTTGTTGGTCCACAGAGTATCGCTACTCTGCCGGAGCTGATAGTTAAAGCAAACAGAAGTAAAGGTCATGTGATAAATACCGATTTTCCTGAGGTTGCAAAGTTTGATAAATTACCAGATGAGTGTTACGGCAATAGCCAAGGGTCTTCTGCGTTTCTCTCCATACAAGAGGGTTGTGATAAGTTTTGTACATTTTGTGTAGTGCCCTACACCCGCGGGGCTGAATATTCACGGCCAGTAAATGAAATATTCCGTGAAGCGCTGAAATTAGTTGCAAATGGAGCAAAGGAAATCAATTTGCTTGGTCAAAACGTCAATGCTTACCACGGGGAATGCGAAGGAAAAATATGGGATTTAGGAAAATTAATTGGTCATATCGCTAAAATTGAAAAGCTAGAAAGAATCCGCTATACGACCTCTCATCCGCGAGATATGCATGGATCTCTCTACTTGGCGCATGCGGAAGAGCCGAAACTCATGCCATTTATTCACCTACCTGTGCAGTCAGGTTCGAATGAAATATTACGCGTGATGAACAGAAAACACACTGCGGAGGAGTATTTGGAGATAGTAGATAGATTGCGCAAATTGAAACCTGAAATCGAATTTTCTGCTGATTTTATCGTTGGTTTTCCTGGCGAAACCGAAAAAGACTTTGAGGAAACTATGAAGCTAGTGGAAAAAGTAAAGTACGCTCAGGCTTATAGTTTTAAATATAGCCCAAGGCCGGGGACGCCAGGGGCAGAAAGGAAGGATCAAGTACCAGAAGAAGTTAAAACAGAGCGCCTTCTTCGTTTACAGAAGCTAATTAGTGCACAACAACTCGAATTTAATCAGAGTGTGGTAGGCAAGATTATTCCTGTTCTGTTTGGCGATAAAAAAGGCAAACATCAAAACCAAATTATTGGTAAAAGCCTATATATGCAATCAGTTTGCATTGATGATCCTGAGGATAAATATAGAGACAAGATAGTAAATGTGAAGATATTGGAAGCTCGGCAGAATAGTTTGCTAGGGACAGGAATGCTTTTGAATTTGTGA